A region of the Montipora foliosa isolate CH-2021 chromosome 8, ASM3666993v2, whole genome shotgun sequence genome:
CGGGACTGGTATTTTAATACTGAAACAGTTGGAATAAAACCAGTTGTAACCCCTTAAAGAGAGTATAACCAAAATGTGGAAGTGCTTCCAAGAAAATGGATGAAACCTTTTTAATTCCCATTGTCAGTCAGACTCATTTGTGTTTGGAAATTTTGCATCATCAAAAAAGAGCAAGTGGAATTGTTGAAGTCTATATAAAAACTTCTTGGTGGTTGGTAAGATTTTATATTGAAGGATAAGCATGCACAGCATGGTAGCAAATCCTATCCCTTAATTAGCTAGCTTTCTTTTCCTTCCTTTCCCACTAACTAGAATGCTTTAACCTGCAGCGAAGTTCATAGTTATGCACATACTGGAACGATTTTCCAAACTTAAAGAGACAACCAATGCACAATTCCAGATTACAACTGTAGCCTTTGCATGCCTTATGCCTGTATTTTGCCCCATCCAAAGAACTCTTTCCATGGATTTTCAAGCCTCTATTTATTAATAGGGTGACTGACTGGTGCATTGATTTTTCAATATTGAATTTCTAAAGAAATGGAAAACTTTATTACAGACATGAACATGAACACATTTTAAACATAACATccgtttttccttttaaacttCACTGTCTGGTGTTGTCGATTTCCAACAATAAAAGCGAAGAAAGGGTTAACAAACAACCGAGTTCTAACAAGTCTAAAGTTCAGTCCGTGCAGCTGCTGGTCTAGACTTAACACAACAGAGCAAAAGCTAGAGGGAAAGTAATTTAAAGGCAATTAAAGAAACTAGAACGGAACTGAGTGTTTTCTTTAATCTTTGCTGCCACCGGTGCCTTGTGCAATGGTTTGTAAAACACGCAGAAGAAAGTTTTCTCGTTTCTCATCCTGTTCTGCTTCGAACCGTCGTCTTTTCTCTTCTTGCTCGGCTTCTTGTTTACTTCTTCGTTCTTCAGACTCCAGAAATCGTCTCTCGGACTCTTGCTGGATTTCAAAAAATTTCCCCATGAAACTTTCCATTTTGTCAGCAGATGTTGACTTCggctgttttcttttcttgtctgCTTTGTTCTTCGACTTTTGCTCTGGTTCTGACTTCTTTTGAGAAGTAAGTGGGGTAGGTGCATCGTCGTCCTCGCTTATGTTGACAGAGACGTCTTCTGCAGTAACATCCTCACACAAAAAATTCTCCTCATCCAAGCCGTCGACACTCGACAACACAGATTCGGTTTCCAGTGCATCCAACGTGTTGTCACTACTGCTTGACGATCCACCCGCAGCTGACGACAGTGTTGACAGTGGATTTATACTGGGTTTGTGACCGAGCACTTTATCTATTTCCTCATAGAAAGGAAAAGAGTTTTTTCCTTGACCCGAGGTATTGTTGAGTGTTTTAACCTTCTTGTATTTCTGCTGCAAGTTGTGCATCCTGGTCTTGCATTGGTCGCAGCTTCGACTGTAGCCGCTTTCTTGAAGTTTCATGGCTATGCcttcccaaatgtttttcttacgACCCATGGATGCGAGCTGGCGTTGAATATCTTCTTCTGCCCAAAGACAGATGAGTGTTTTCGTCTCAACAAAGCCCCAGTTTTGTGTTTTCCCAGCGACCAAAGAAACGCcactggccgccatcttgaagttgTTTACAAAAACCACGATCGAAACTACCTCGTGAGGTGGTTTCGATGTTGATTATTGTAAGTATGTTTCGATCTAGTTTCGTGGGTTCAGTCATCAGGTATGAACGCTTGTTTTacttaaacatgtttcaaacgGCATAAATTTAAACATGATTCGGCCTAGTGTGAACGCGGTCTTAGTCTGGAGCTAGACCGTGCAGAgacttatagaccattgtggctCTTTGTATTTGCTGCTGGGAAGCTAGATTTTTCCATCCCAGGAGCTCAAACAAATGACCAGCATCAGCGTCATAAATTTGAATAAGTCAAAACACGGGCTGccctgttttgtagtttttgtgtCTTGTTCAGCAAAGTTATCCCgcagtttccccaaacaatattACAATAGTCAAAATGTGACTGAATCAGAGCTTGATATATTAGATGCAAAGTGGCTTGAGGGACAAGGTGTCTTATTCGTTTTATAGCCCCAATGCCAGAAGCGACCTTCTTTGTTAGTTTATCGATGTGACTGCTCCAATCAAGTTTGCTTGCTGAGAGAACAAATCGGCAACGGTATTGAAAACACACAATGAAAAGAAGTTCAGACAAAACTTGAATTTCTGggttgctgctgttgttgttgttttgttgagcTTTCATGAAAACCACCTGAAAGAATTCCCTTGCAAATTCAAGGAAATTACAATGTATAAATAAGTGTTCACGAAACCTTACTACTTTAACAGCATTTGGCATCAATGCAACTGCTAGTGGGAAACAGCCTGTTGCATCGAGACCTCAGTGTAGATCACCTAATCCAGTGACATCTGTAAACATCACAAAACCTCTTTCAAGAGGAACTGTTGGAGATGTGCTTGCAAGTGACAAGAACAACGCGGTTCAGTACTCGCTGTGCCACTTTTACTGGGAATATCTCTAGCCAAACCTTATCTTGGCTCACAAACGTTCACCTGTTGACAACTTTTTGTGTACCAAGGTCAGAGACAAAAATACTGTACTTTGTTTGCCAATAAACAAAGTGCTGATAAAATCACCAAAGCTTTTAATGTAGATGAGACTTTGATTTATCTTGAAGACTCTTTTATGTTTATGCTTTGTCCACTGGAATCCAGCTGCAGTGGCGTTCAATTGTGACTTCTTCACCATTTCAAAAAAAATGTACCATGGCTTTTATACACCCTCTCATGGCTGGACCACATGAATAAACAACTCCCCTCAAAAATAGTAGACCATAATAGACTTATAATACAGCACAAGGTCCTGTGGGTCATGTGGTGCGCCTGTTTGGTGCTTAGCTCCTGTTCGGGATACAGACTACCCATCCCCCACGAGTGTCCTGTTGCCTTGCACGGAGGTCTTGGTTGGTCAAAGGCAAAGGGAGTAAACCGTGACAAAAAATTCCAATCAAACATCGActtaaggtaagtctcgtttaattttataattctacCTCATCATCAGTCTGAGTCACTACAGCTTACATGAGATTTGAAAGCCCCGGGAGACGTGACATAAATGACAGGAAGGGCCTGGTAGAGAAGACCAATAtgtagtgaaaagagaaaacgtGGTACATGAAAGGGCAAAGccaatcgttatctttaagaaagttatgacattttttaatttcgaagacatgtttcgatgttacaaacatcatcgtcagtacaaaatatttgaaaaaccgttaggacttatgtaacaactaggcgaaacttgcataattaaatatgattaagtgacaagaaataaatatttgagtgagttacagagtgttagaaagaatgtagagcctaaagcgtaagtgtcaggttgacgtgatgaacttgttggtttaaattaggctgttcccaatttatatgcatagccatatcaaggatttcgaaacagtccGCAGAGCAAAGCCAAGCCAATCACATGACACAACATAAGCTATGGAAGTTTACATAAGCTATGGAAGTTTTGGAAGTGCTCGAGCGTAGAAGTGCCAAAGTTTCTGTCAATAGGCTTATTGTAGTGCTTGGCGAACATGTGTGCATTGGACCAACAGCCTTCCTTGAGCATGTCCTTCAGCGCAACGCCAGCCTGAGAGGCAAATGACGTGGATGCTGACCGGCCACTGTGGGCAGTGAACTGAGTAACATCGACCCCGGTGCCTTGAGCACCGACTTCGTCCATTTGCCTATGGTGGTGTTGGAAACAGGTTTGTGAGGTCTCACATAGCTGAAGAGTAGTTGTGAAGTATTCTCCCCGAAATGTGCGGTTGCAGTCTGGTACTGCTCGAGGTGTGCAACGATACAAAGGTCAGGGTAGTGTCCCCTGGCAGGATGAAAACGCAGGGCAGTGCAGACCTCGCCGTATTGATGGCGCTGTATCGCAAACCTTCCTCGAAAAGAGAAGCCAGAAAATTGACTCCCTGTTCAACAGTGGCTTCCGTCACACAGATGCTCTGCTGCGCACAGAATGTTTCCCATTTTCCCAGGTAGTCGGGTACTGTTTGCCGGTACCCGCTCGCCAAGAAGCCATGATAATGGTCTTGGCGTTCAAGGAAAGGTCTGTGCGGTCTCGTCTTTTTCGGATAAGAGGCATACGAGCAGCTCTAGTTTCTGGTAAAGAGGGTGTAGCTTGTCCGGTTGATTTGGCAGAGACAGAAGGTGGTTGCTTGGTTTTAGGTGGACTGGTGGCCGCTTTGTCATGCGTGTTGCTTTTGCAAACCACGGTTGTGTTGGCCAGTTGGGTAGTACACAGATCCCCTCTGCCTTGCCCTCCCGTATTTTCTTTAGGACTGAGGTTATTACACTGAAAGGAGGGAATGCATAGAATTTCATTTCAGTCCAAGGTAGAGAGGACGTGTCCACAGCAATAGCCCCAGGATCTGGGCGGTAGGTGACATATTGGGAAAACTGGTAATTTAGCTGGGGGCAAATAAATCCATGTCTGGTTTGAAATGAAGCTCATGGAGAGCCTGTGATAAAGACGTTGCATTGAGCATCCACTCGGTTTCAGAGTGACTTTGTCTGGATTGGAAGTCTGCCTCTACATTACACGACCCAGCAATATGCGCGTCGCTAAGCCAAATATCTTGTCTTACGCACCAACCCCGGATCTCTGTAGCAAGATCGTTCAGACAATCAGAATGGCTTGTGCCCATGCGGTAAATAACAGCAACTGCTGTGCTGTTATCAATCAGGAGCTGGATGTGCGTATTGCACAGAGTGCAACAAAACGCCTTAAGCACAAAAACACAGCTAGTAACTAGAGATAGTTTATGTGATGGGTTTTTTCCTCTGAGGACCATAGGCCTCCAGTTAACTGACTCCCAAACACTGCTTTCCAACCCTCATTGGACGCATCGGTTGTAAGAGTAAAGTGTGGTGGGGCATGTGCCATCAAATTATGAGAGTCTAAAATGTGATCTATCCACCACTGAAGATCAGATTTTGCCGGGCCAGTAAGGCTCATGCGTGCATCGAAATTGCCTTTGGAAGCCTTCAAGGCTACAATTTTGCAGCTCTCTAAGGTTAGATAATATAGGGGCCCATGCATTACCCCTGGAAATGAAGCTACCAATTTACCAATAACACAAGCTACTTCTCGGATAGTGGGGTGCATCTTATGGAGCAATTCCAGACAAGCAAATTGTAATTTGCGTGCCTTATCATTAGTTAAAGTAATTGTCATATTGACGGAATCAAGGGTGAAACCCAAGAAATTCATCCTCTGTAATGGATTAAAATTGGACTTATCCGGATGTGGGGTGAACCCAAGCGAGTGGAATAAGGTGAAGGTGTCAATGACATTGACAGCAGAATCATTATAGGTGCTGCTCTGAAGGTAGAGGTCATCAATATACCCACTCCTGCAATTTAGAGAGGGCCCGTTTCAAGAGTTTTGTGAATTTTCGGGGGGCACAGGATATCCGTTTGGGAGGCAGGTGAATTGGAACAGatgtcctttaaaaaaaaatctaagaTGTTTCCGGTGACATTTGGCGATTGGCACAGAATAGTATGCATCCTTTAAGTCAACAGATGCCATAAAACAATCTTTCTCAATTAATTTGGATATGGTATGAATCCTGTCCATTTTAAAGTGGATTTTGACAGCATACTGATTTAGCGCTTTTAAATTGAGGATTATTCGATGAGTTCCGTCCTTTTCATCTCGGAGGAAAATGTCGGAAATTATTTCACCCGAGGAGTGTTCAACAGGCTCGATGACATATTTGGTGAGTAGTTTGTCAATTTCGCCCGCAACGATAACCTCCTCAGCAGCACTTCTCTTATTAAGGGGAATGTAGTGTTGGTGAGGGATAGAGTCAAATTCTATTTTAAGGCCCATCACAGTGGATAGTATTTCCCTGTCGGAAGTAAGGGAGTGCAAAACGTCTAAGGAATGCACAATACACCCAGCATGGAATTTAAAACAAGCATCCTGTAGATATCAGAATCATCCCCATGTGCACTCGTTGAGCGGGAAAATAGGTTGTCACGTATGCAGGACAAAAGGTCACCCATAGAGGCCATGCTCTGATCGATTTTTTTCAGGGAGCTTTGCAGTTGTTGCCCCGTGGGCTCTGGTTGTTGACCCGGTGCGTCCATGTGCTTATCCACTTGGCCTCCTTCAGGCACGGTATTCATAGCGGAGGTGGAAGCCATTACGAAGTGTTCTATGAATGGAAATACGTGTTAGCAATATGCTGACTGAAAACGATTGAAAGACTGAAGGTGGAGTagttaaaaaataacaatacttaCGATTAGCCGTCTGAGTGCAAGGCTTATCACGAAGAAAGACCAAGATAATATTGTAAGGAAATTATTCCAACAGGAGCTGTATACCGCGTGTGCGACTGACCCGATAGCAAATCATGCACTGACCTGATAAGCATGCGCATGATTCTCATGTAACCAGTAGTGACTTGGACTGATGACGAGGTAGAATCAGGAGTGGAGCCCCAAAGGCGGTTGGATGGCGTACTCGTCACTTTCCGGCAGCTTCTGTATCCTGGCAGGTCTCCAGCCGTCTTGACCTTGTCTTGCCGTTGGATCAGGCTCGTTGAGACGAGAGAGTGAGGCTGGCTCTGCGCAAACCTACCTCACTTTAAACAAAGTCAAGCGCAATTCTCTCATCTTTTATCTTCCATCATTCATTCATCTTCATCCTCCCAAAGTCCTGTGGCAACAGGCGAGCAACAAAGCAACAGGTATGGGGTACACTGGCAGTTGTAGCCGTGGACCAGCACACAGGCGACTCAGGCCATTGGGTTGTTCTTCACTGACTGGAGCAGAAGTGGAGCCCGGCAGCCGTCTGAGTGTCTGAGCAGCCCTCTTCAGCATAGCACTGCTCACCTCCCTGGCATGAGGAAGGGGCTAGAAAATGTGCCCTAAACATTGCCCACTCCTTACCTTACTCCTTCACCAAGGCCATGTGCAATGCAGAATGTTGGGACAGACCACCGTCTTATCGTGTCCAAGGTCAACATCCGCTTGCAGCCCAGGAGAAAACCACAAGGCAAGAAGGCGCCAAAGCAAATTAACATCACCAAGCTGAAAGACGGCCCCACCAAGCAAGTGTTTGTTGATACCTTGGAAGAACGGTTGGATGCCATCACTCTGGACAAGCAGGGCGTCGAAGCAGCGTGGACCTTTCTCTGTGAGACGGTTTATAACAGCCATGGAGTGTCGGGACCCCCTGAAAGAAAGCACAAGGATTGGTTTGACGAAACCACTCCTACATCTCAGGCCTGCTGGAGCAGAAACATGCTGCTCACCTAGCCCACATCCAGTACACAACATCAACAGCCAAGAAAGACGCAGTGAGGAGCATCCGCAGCACCGTCCAACTCAAACTGCGCGAGATGCAAGACTCCTGGCTGAGTGCAAAAGGTTTGCAGACAGGAACGACATGAAGAACTTCTAAAGCAGCTTTAAGGAAATCTACGACCCCACCAGCGCAGGCTCCCTTCCGCTACTCAGTGCAGACGGCATCACACTTATTACAGAAAAGGACAAGATCCTGCAAAGATGGGCCTAACATTTTGACGGAGTACTGAACAGACCATCCTCCAGCAATGATGAAGCCATTTCAAGACTGCCACAGGTCCCAGTGATCACGTCACTCCAACTGTGGAAGAGGTGCAGAAAGCCATCCGTCAGCTAACCAGCGGAAAAGCTCCTGGATTGGACTCCATCCTAGCTGAAATCTTCAAGGAGGGTGGTACAGCCCTGACGGCAAGCTTCTGACTCTCGTCCAGATCAAGAGTTCAAGGAAGCGTCCATTATCCACCCctacaaaaggaaaggaaacgaaacCGCCAAGCTTGTGATAGCCATTGTGGAATCTCCCTGTTATCTATCGCGAGCAAGATCGGGGCCAAAGTCCTGCTGAACCGCCTCAATGGCCATCTTGAGGAAGGACTCCTACCAGAAAGTCAGTGTGGTTTCTGGAAAGATCGTGGGACTATTGACGTACACGACTTTCATAATGGCAGACGGCGCGCCGGACTGGGATTGATTTTAGCATCGAAACGAGGCCAGTGAGGCCACGCTTGGTTTGAGTTGTAAACAAATTAAAGGGTCAAGTGTCTTGATCGCTTTGTTCACGCAGAATACGTCTGTTCAATTTAGTTCAGTTACTGATTGCAATACCATGTAATTATCAAGAACAAAATGCCAACTCACTGCTGTGTGCCAGAATGCACAAAGAAAGGCTGCCGTGacgaaaatggaaataaaatatcGCACTTTAAATTTCCGATCGATGACCCTCAGTTGAAGAGAAAATGGCTACACGCTATAAGAAGAGATGAAGGGAAATACTTCAAAGTGACTGAGGCTACAAAAGTATGCTCGAGACACTTCAGGCCAGGTGACATTAAGAAAACCCTCGCTGGTAAAAATGAACTGAGACCTGGAGTTGTGCCTTCCTTGTTTGCATGGATTAGGACATCACCACGCAAGAGAAAGGCTCCGATTGCACGAAACTTCGGAAATAAACCTCCAAGTAAAGTGGCCCGTAAATTAAATGTTTCATCCGTAGATTTAGCGGATCACATTCCGAATAACTCTGCAAACGACGACCCAGTTGAATTCGCCTAGAGCGCCAATGGAAACATGTCATTTTCTTGCAGTGTGAGAGATGCAGAGATGCAAACAGAACCGGAATTTGGAAGCGATACAGAACTTCGACAGCAAGTATTGGAACAAAAATCTCAGTTGGAAATTGCTACTCGACGTATCGAGGCGcttcaaaaacaattatttttggtAGACAGATTTAAAGACGATGACTCTTCAATGAGGTTTTACACTGGTTTCCCAAACTGGAGTACATTTTTGGCTGTCTTTAATTATTTGAATCCAGGAGATGAAGGGGAAAACATAGCCTACTGGCTTTCTCAATCAAATGTGTCTGTTCCAGCGGAATTCTATGACGAATCAGAGGGAGAACCGTTAAGAAAACTTGGTAGACCAAGAAACTTGAGGCCTATTGATGAATATTTTGCTGTTATGTGCAGACTCAGACAAGGACTACCTGAAGAACATCTTGCACATCTTTTTAAAGTTTCAGTGTCTACAGTAAGTCGAGTTTTTATTACCTGGGTTAATTTTATGTACCTAAGGTTAGGGCAAATCAATATTTGGCCTTCTAGAACAGCTATTGACAAAACTATGCCGgaggattttaagaaaaaatattcatcGACCAGAGTTATTATTGACTGCACAGAAGTTAGGTGCCAGATGCCAAGTAGTCTACAACTGAATGGTGAATTGTTTAGTAATTACAAACACCATACAACCCTTAAAGGTCTGATCGGAATCAGTCCCGGAGGTGCCATAACCTTTATAAGTCAACTCTACACAGGAAGCATTTCAGATCGGGAGATAGTTGTGAGAAGTGGTTTCATTGATTTGCCTTTTGAAGACAATGACTCAGTCATGGCAGACAAAGGGTTCAAGATCTGTTGCCACTGGGAGTTTCCTTGAACATTCCCCCGTTTCTAGGAAGTTCTAGCCAAATGCCTCCTGAGGATGTTGTGAAGACTCAAGAAATTGCTAGCTTGCGCATACACGTAGAACGTGCAATCAACAAGATCAAAAATTTCCACATTTGGGATGGGGTTATACCCCTCCACCAGTTTGGCCTTGTGAACCAAATGTGGTCTGTCCGTGCAATATTATGCAATGCACAACCCAACATTATTTCTATTTAACTGCAAgcttagctaaaaaaatcatgtGTTACTCATCCTCCCAATAAAGTGAAGCTACTGGTATTatgtttcaacaaattttaatGACTATGGACATTTATTTTTCTAGATGTGTCATTGGTACTGCCTTGAAACAATATAAAATTAACCTTGAAGTCTCAATGTGGATAGGATTGTGAACAGACCAATTCACCTTTATGGTCTGGGATGAATTTGTTATATAATATCACAAAAATTGTTAACTGCTaataatttttgtaagttttgtCCTGAAAATATTAATAACGAACATTAAAGAGTGGCCTGTAAGAAAGATTTGCATTGTTGAATCAGGCCAATAAATACAATGTCAAAACTGCAAAGACAGACAAAAGAATACCCTGTTCCAGGTATTGAGATATTGGGAAACAGagcaaaacaaagcaaacatgAACAACAAAAAGTAGAATAATACCTAGGCAAAAAACTAattgatattcaatgtaaggagaaatgtagactcggaaaaatatccgagtcccagatgggatttgaacccacgactagatcacggagggtcgtgggttcaaatcccatctgggacttggatatttttccgagtctacatttctccgtacattgaatatcattgttgttgtttcatctttaaaaaactaattggCACTTGCTTTCACTTGCACCTTTACCAAGAATCTCAATGCCTGGAGCAAGATAAATAAAGCTATTTTTAAGcaatattatttacaaacaataTCAGCTTCAGGTCACAGAGTATAACAAAGTGGGAAATGCATCAGAATACAGTTTTTTCTTTCATGAGTAGTTGAAGCAGGTTAAAAACAATGTATCTCAACACCAGGTGCACAATTGAAACATGCAACATTTTGAGGAAACGTTCATTTGAATTCATACCTAATGACCTTCAACTGAATTTTGAAAATCTGCTGcggcaaattttaaaaaatgttcaaagTAATACTGAAGAAGTTCGGTCCTGAGGTTCTGCCAATAGGTTGCATCAAATGGTACTCTCTCAATGTAAACTCCCTTTCCAGTATACACAATAAAATCGCACCAGTTGGCTCCAGTAATCCCCAATTGTCCTTGAACTTGGGCATAATATGGATGGTCCCTCTTCAGTTTACACTCTGTTTCGCTGACTTTTTCCATAAAAAAGGTGGGGTCAGAGCATGCCTCCAGGGGGGTCACATGGAATTTTGTGTAAGGGCATTTTACCTCAGCCAGCCCAAAGCAAAGTGAACATCCAAAGTCAACAACTTTGGCAACTGGTGATGCACCAAGCACAGGACAACTTTTCGAAACCACAAATCCACTTTTGAGAACTGCAACCGGAGTTTTTCTGTTACACATAAACTTTTCATATTGCTGGAGGGCAATAGGTTCATACTTTAAGCCATGTGTGACATACTTCGATGAAAAGGGCTTTGTATGCATGAGTGATTGAGCAAAACTTTGGTGATTTCTTTTTCGCCTTGAGATAAGATGGAATTTCGAAGCTGTGAAGCGGTATGTGCGTTGTGACTTCCATTCATCACATCCTGCTTGTTCCCTGGTAGTACTTTCAATTGAATGTATTCTGTCCTCATGAACAGTTAAATGCTTTATTAATGCCTCTTCAGTGTCACTCAGCTCTCTTGGTACAaccatgtcattatcattacacAAGGGAAATCTAGGATAATAATTAAGTTCTTGGGCATTTACTGCAGCATTGTTTCTTGGCACTGAGGTCAAATTTGCCACAGCAGAAAAGTTTGACTCAGTGAATGATGTCTGATAGCTCATAATGGAACCAACAGGGCATTTCCCAAATTTAGAGTTTGTCAGATCAGTACTTGAAGTTCCTTCACTCATTTGAGCAAAACCCATATTGGGGTCAAGTGAAGAAAGTTCAGATTTAAAAGTATTTTCACGTACAGGATCATAGTTAGGCTGTTTGCGTGCCTCGTATAACAGGCATTTCACACCCGCACCACCTCGTGGGCTGCTTGACTCATCCAGTTTAGTCTTTTTGACAACAACCTCCATGACTGGTTGAGGAAAAATGTTTTCTCCACCACCTTTCTTGTGCCAGTTTTGCAGCTGGGATGTACAAGGCAACTCGGGATTTTCATCTTTCTCTTCACATAGATCTTTTGTGGATTTTGCCTCAAACAGAGTGAATTTGCAGATCTTTAGCATTAAGGCTGAAATATGGTTACAGAAACCAACCTTGCCAGCCACACAAGTACAGTTGCTGTCCAAAACATCCCTTTGACAATACACAAGGCAAGTTTCAATGAGTGCGGAGGATCATTTTTCCGAAAGCTATGACAGCATTtagctttgaaataaaaaacatgCTGATCGCTAGCTGCTATTATTTCGTGAAGGTACTCATCTTCAAGAAATGTTTTAGCTTTCCGCAGTGAAGTCGGAACAGAATGATGGTCTTTATTTGCTATGTGCTTGCCAGATCTTGTGATGTGTTCATTCATTTCTGCTTTAGTGAACATTGGCATTTTGGTTAGAGAAGTACTCCATCCGTTGTCAGGATATTTAATGGGACTGATATCTGTGAAACAATAAgaaacaatttttgaatttaaacgcGCACATAAATTACTTACAGAAATGGTAAGACTGTAGTGAAATGTATAGAGAATAATCACGCACCGTGTGATGGTTCTATGTTCGATGCCGACGGTGTACTGCTTCGTTGCTGCTTTCTTTTGGTATAAAGGCAGTTGGGATCAGGgtcaacaataattttatctctACCAGACCGGATGTACTCTTCCACTCTGAGAAAGGCATAAAACGCACTTCAAAAGGGCGAAGACAACGACTT
Encoded here:
- the LOC137967486 gene encoding uncharacterized protein, which codes for MSFSCSVRDAEMQTEPEFGSDTELRQQVLEQKSQLEIATRRIEALQKQLFLVDRFKDDDSSMRFYTGFPNWSTFLAVFNYLNPGDEGENIAYWLSQSNVSVPAEFYDESEGEPLRKLGRPRNLRPIDEYFAVMCRLRQGLPEEHLAHLFKVSVSTVSRVFITWVNFMYLRLGQINIWPSRTAIDKTMPEDFKKKYSSTRVIIDCTEVRCQMPSSLQLNGELFSNYKHHTTLKGLIGISPGGAITFISQLYTGSISDREIVVRSGFIDLPFEDNDSVMADKGFKICCHWEFP